A single region of the Triticum dicoccoides isolate Atlit2015 ecotype Zavitan chromosome 2B, WEW_v2.0, whole genome shotgun sequence genome encodes:
- the LOC119361150 gene encoding uncharacterized protein LOC119361150, whose translation MMNASCVFSGEVEGEAVDKSSGTADQINASGEGNGVAAYKFFSLPEYPRVARLRHWRLMGYLWCQGFSDSYNELMNKTRAYMDLPHLCGLIEVGRWADAVDCHKSFYAIVFRHFLKMLHGFADAAAGKGEKLLPKHYLQLNHKRAVSHAELRLRSICMSVIDRFRANMNWQRMLIKASSLVYTLAHRVPELRGCFSLPTTGFNPRHVLPIASGLRSQRRYVKQKNTGSEKQKAVIRALKKTGNCTSSLA comes from the exons ATGATGAATGCCTCCTGCGTGTTCTCCGGCGAGGTTGAGGGCGAGGCCGTCGACAAGAGCTCCGGCACGGCGGACCAAATAAATGCCTCCGGCGAAGGGAATGGCGTGGCCGCCTACAAGTTCTTCAGCCTGCCGGAGTATCCCCGCGTGGCGCGCCTTCGTCACTGGCGCCTCATGGGCTACCTCTGGTGCCAAGGCTTCAGCGACTCCTACAACGA GCTCATGAACAAGACGCGCGCGTACATGGACCTGCCGCACCTGTGCGGCCTCATCGAGGTCGGCCGGTGGGCCGACGCCGTCGA CTGTCACAAGAGCTTTTACGCCATTGTCTTCCGTCACTTCCTTAAGATGCTCCACGGgttcgccgacgccgccgccggcaAAGGGGAGAAGTTGCTGCCCAAGCACTACCTCCAACTGAATCACAAAAGAGCCGTCAGCCACGCCGAACTGAGGCTCCGCTCCATCTGCATGTCCGTAATCGACCGTTTCAG GGCCAACATGAACTGGCAGAGAATGCTGATAAAGGCATCGTCTCTTGTCTACACGCTGGCTCATCGCGTTCCAGAGCTGCGAGGCTGCTTCTCGCTGCCGACCACCGGCTTCAACCCGCGCCATGTACTTCCCATTGCTTCCGG TTTGAGGAGTCAGAGGCGTTATGTGAAGCAGAAAAATACAGGATCAGAAAAACAAAAAGCTGTCATCAGGGCCTTGAAGAAGACAGGTAATTGTACATCTTCACTAGCCTGA